A single Leptolyngbya sp. 'hensonii' DNA region contains:
- a CDS encoding MlaD family protein produces the protein MRTRTVREGSAGLLILLGIAFFGGLGLWLRGFNPSNRTYKAIVEFASARGIQVGTPVRYRGVTVGKIIAIRPGSNGVDVELQISPADLIIPRDSLVEASQSGLIGETFIDIIPQKSIPQGAISARPLDAGCDRTQIICNGSRLPGQAGASVDELIRSSIRFTRQLSDPNFVENVKVLTKNASAAAAGIARMTNELTGLTRAVRLEVGSLSRSAQNTTNSLALTATSIGTTADKFGFTALQINSLLVENRATLTSTLNNLSQASEQLQLSVRSLSPLLSRVEQGELLANLEQLSANAAQASANLRDLSKNLNDPTVIVRLQQTLDSARATFENAQKITSDLDELTGDPAFRSNLRRLVNGLSTLVSSAEQLQEQAMIAQSLTPLKLPEESQPSRKITVTVPPSTYTFSTSDNRLKALDPAIVLTEQTLHNISPTPISAP, from the coding sequence ATGCGCACACGCACAGTTCGAGAGGGTTCAGCAGGTTTGCTGATTTTGCTGGGAATTGCCTTCTTTGGAGGTCTGGGTCTCTGGCTACGGGGCTTCAATCCCTCTAACAGAACTTACAAAGCGATCGTTGAATTTGCCAGTGCCCGTGGAATTCAGGTGGGCACACCGGTACGGTATCGAGGTGTGACCGTTGGGAAAATCATCGCCATCCGGCCCGGATCGAATGGGGTTGATGTAGAACTGCAAATTTCTCCCGCCGATCTAATTATTCCCCGGGACTCGCTGGTAGAAGCCAGCCAGTCGGGGCTGATCGGAGAAACCTTCATCGATATCATTCCCCAGAAATCTATTCCCCAGGGCGCGATCTCAGCCAGACCTCTGGATGCCGGATGTGATCGGACTCAGATTATCTGCAATGGCTCCCGGCTCCCTGGCCAGGCTGGTGCCAGCGTGGACGAACTGATTCGATCGTCGATTCGCTTCACCCGCCAACTGAGCGACCCCAATTTTGTGGAAAACGTCAAGGTTCTGACCAAAAATGCTTCAGCAGCAGCGGCGGGTATTGCCCGGATGACCAACGAACTCACTGGTCTGACCCGGGCCGTCCGCCTGGAGGTCGGCTCTCTCTCACGCTCAGCCCAGAATACTACCAATTCCCTGGCCCTGACTGCGACGTCGATCGGCACGACCGCTGACAAATTTGGATTCACGGCGTTACAAATCAACAGCCTTCTGGTTGAGAACCGAGCAACCCTGACCTCAACCCTCAACAACCTCAGTCAAGCCAGTGAGCAACTCCAGCTCTCTGTGCGGAGTCTAAGCCCTCTGCTCAGTCGGGTAGAACAGGGCGAGTTACTCGCTAACCTGGAGCAACTTTCCGCGAATGCTGCCCAGGCATCAGCCAACCTTCGGGATCTATCCAAAAATTTGAATGACCCGACCGTGATTGTGCGGCTTCAGCAAACTCTGGACTCTGCCCGGGCCACCTTTGAGAATGCCCAGAAAATCACGTCCGATCTAGATGAATTAACTGGAGACCCAGCGTTTCGGAGTAACCTGCGGCGGTTGGTGAATGGCCTCAGCACGCTGGTCTCCTCTGCTGAGCAACTGCAGGAGCAGGCCATGATTGCCCAGAGCTTGACGCCCCTGAAACTTCCTGAAGAAAGTCAGCCCTCGCGGAAAATTACGGTCACTGTTCCCCCGTCAACCTACACGTTTTCCACCTCAGACAACCGCCTGAAAGCCCTTGATCCGGCGATCGTCCTGACTGAGCAGACCCTGCATAACATCAGCCCCACTCCTATTTCTGCTCCCTAA
- a CDS encoding ABC transporter ATP-binding protein produces the protein MAEPLIELKGIRKTFGDNTVLNGVDLTIYRGEALAIIGPSGTGKSTILRLIAGLLAPDDGEIYVQGQHRQGVIEDAEDPIGIGMVFQQAALFDSLTVEENVGFLLYQHSRLSTGRIHELVEEKLDMVGLPGIGHLYPAELSGGMRKRVSFARAIMSNPDNPRDTPEVLLYDEPTAGLDPIASTVIEDLIRNLQCTQGGCRTYVMVTHQESTIRRTADRIIFLYQGKVQWEGTVHDIDTADHPVIRQFFSGSIEGPIQVIG, from the coding sequence ATGGCCGAACCCTTGATCGAACTAAAAGGCATACGCAAAACCTTTGGGGATAACACCGTTCTGAATGGCGTCGATCTGACGATTTACCGGGGGGAAGCCTTGGCCATCATTGGACCCTCTGGAACGGGAAAATCCACTATTTTGCGGCTCATCGCTGGCCTCCTGGCTCCTGATGATGGGGAAATTTATGTCCAGGGACAGCACCGCCAAGGCGTGATTGAGGACGCAGAAGATCCGATCGGGATCGGGATGGTGTTTCAGCAGGCTGCCCTGTTTGATTCGCTCACGGTTGAGGAGAATGTTGGTTTTCTCCTCTATCAACATTCTCGCCTCTCCACCGGGCGAATTCACGAATTAGTCGAGGAGAAACTGGATATGGTGGGTCTACCAGGCATCGGTCATCTCTACCCGGCTGAGTTATCCGGTGGCATGCGCAAACGGGTCAGTTTTGCCCGAGCGATTATGTCCAATCCGGATAACCCGAGGGATACACCGGAAGTTCTGCTGTATGACGAACCGACAGCCGGCCTGGATCCGATCGCCTCAACCGTGATTGAAGATCTGATTCGGAATTTACAGTGTACTCAGGGAGGATGCCGGACCTATGTCATGGTGACCCATCAGGAAAGCACCATTCGCCGAACTGCCGATCGGATTATCTTTCTCTATCAAGGTAAGGTGCAATGGGAAGGCACAGTTCACGATATCGATACGGCGGATCATCCGGTCATCCGTCAGTTTTTTAGTGGCAGTATCGAAGGTCCAATTCAGGTGATTGGATGA
- a CDS encoding gluconeogenesis factor YvcK family protein, which produces MSIGLLRQALHALTDSRHRIPSSGRMPVARSRRQDRRPFQWFKWLAPGLFVKRWLLLSAAGVLLTCLGIAIWVKLTPIFYITQFIGDVLEQIARILPNRISGPLAVVIGLLFILWGQSRTLNSITEVLMPEGDDELVDVLLNHRRLHRGPKIVAIGGGTGLSTLLRGLKEYSANIVAIVTVADDGGSSGRLRREIGVLPPGDIRNCLAALADEEKLVTELFQYRFKAGDGLQGHSFGNLFLTAMAEVTGDLERAIAASSQVLAVRGAVLPATLSDVKLWAELSDGRYVEGESSITAARGQIVRIGCLPAAPPALPKALQAIHEADYIIIGPGSLYTSVIPNLLVPEIAEAIAACQVPRIYVCNVMTQPGETDGYTVSDHIRAIDLACDQPLFDAVLVQKRSPSAQALIRYAQDDSQPVILDRETVKQLGRRIVLADVMQEDELTGLVRHDPQRLAKVLLRWYGRVQGLTALTGAEEKLAPVRHQKMA; this is translated from the coding sequence ATGTCGATCGGTTTACTGCGACAAGCTCTGCATGCCCTGACGGACTCGCGCCATCGAATCCCCAGTTCTGGCAGGATGCCTGTCGCTCGTTCCAGACGCCAGGATAGAAGGCCTTTCCAGTGGTTCAAGTGGCTAGCTCCCGGATTGTTTGTCAAGCGTTGGCTGCTTTTAAGTGCGGCTGGTGTCTTATTAACATGTCTGGGAATTGCGATCTGGGTCAAGCTGACACCCATCTTTTACATTACCCAGTTTATCGGGGATGTGCTGGAGCAGATTGCCCGGATTCTACCAAACCGGATTAGTGGTCCTCTGGCCGTTGTGATTGGGCTTTTGTTTATTCTCTGGGGGCAAAGTCGAACTTTGAACTCCATTACAGAAGTCTTGATGCCGGAAGGGGATGATGAACTGGTCGATGTGTTGCTAAACCACCGGCGATTGCACCGGGGGCCTAAAATTGTCGCGATCGGGGGTGGAACTGGTCTTTCCACCCTGCTCCGGGGCTTGAAGGAGTATAGCGCCAATATTGTGGCCATTGTCACGGTTGCGGACGATGGGGGGTCTTCCGGTCGGCTGCGCCGTGAAATTGGGGTGCTGCCCCCTGGGGATATCCGGAACTGTCTGGCGGCTCTGGCTGATGAAGAAAAGCTAGTCACAGAATTGTTTCAGTATCGGTTTAAAGCTGGAGATGGGCTACAGGGACATAGTTTCGGGAACTTGTTCCTGACGGCTATGGCCGAGGTGACGGGTGATTTGGAACGGGCGATCGCGGCCAGTTCTCAGGTATTGGCTGTACGAGGTGCGGTCCTCCCGGCTACCCTGAGTGATGTCAAGCTCTGGGCTGAATTGAGTGATGGGCGTTACGTGGAAGGAGAGTCCAGCATTACGGCAGCCAGGGGACAGATTGTTCGGATTGGGTGTTTGCCTGCGGCTCCTCCTGCCTTACCCAAGGCCTTGCAGGCCATCCATGAGGCTGACTATATCATCATTGGCCCAGGGAGTCTCTATACCAGTGTGATCCCCAATTTGCTTGTGCCGGAGATTGCGGAAGCGATTGCAGCCTGTCAGGTGCCGCGTATTTATGTCTGTAATGTCATGACTCAACCGGGTGAGACGGATGGTTACACAGTTTCAGATCACATCCGGGCCATTGATCTAGCTTGTGATCAGCCCCTGTTTGATGCGGTGCTGGTACAGAAACGCAGTCCATCTGCTCAGGCTCTGATTCGCTATGCTCAGGATGATTCCCAGCCCGTGATACTCGATCGGGAAACCGTCAAACAGTTGGGTCGCCGGATTGTGCTGGCGGATGTGATGCAGGAGGATGAATTGACTGGGCTGGTGCGTCACGATCCACAGCGCCTGGCTAAGGTGCTACTGCGGTGGTACGGACGGGTACAGGGACTGACTGCCCTGACCGGAGCGGAAGAAAAACTGGCTCCGGTGCGGCATCAGAAGATGGCCTGA
- the tsaE gene encoding tRNA (adenosine(37)-N6)-threonylcarbamoyltransferase complex ATPase subunit type 1 TsaE, producing MRNNLPVHEVLLTDAGATHRLGVRLGESLPAGTVLLLQGDLGSGKTTLVQGIAAGLGLDGPIESPTFTLINEYLEGRLPLYHLDLYRLEPPEIVDLHLEVYWEGREVEPGLVAIEWADRLPYIPASAVKLVLTYEVGGARRVQWSPIGEESEAVMAALLQVWS from the coding sequence ATGAGAAACAACTTGCCTGTCCATGAGGTGCTGTTGACCGATGCCGGTGCAACCCACCGACTGGGAGTGAGATTGGGAGAATCCCTGCCAGCCGGCACTGTTTTGCTCTTGCAGGGGGATTTGGGGAGTGGGAAGACAACCCTGGTGCAGGGCATTGCGGCAGGACTGGGTCTGGACGGACCGATTGAAAGTCCCACGTTTACCCTGATTAATGAGTACCTGGAAGGTCGCCTGCCGCTCTACCACCTGGATCTGTACCGTCTTGAGCCACCAGAAATCGTGGATTTGCACCTGGAGGTCTATTGGGAAGGCAGGGAGGTGGAACCGGGCTTGGTGGCGATTGAGTGGGCCGATCGATTACCCTATATCCCAGCCAGCGCTGTCAAATTGGTTCTCACCTATGAAGTGGGTGGAGCCCGTCGGGTGCAGTGGTCTCCGATCGGAGAAGAGTCTGAGGCGGTGATGGCTGCACTGCTTCAGGTGTGGTCTTGA